TTCAGCTCTTCCCCCGTCCATGTCTCGGATGGGGTGAACCGTCCTAAGACACCACCATTTTCTCTAGTATCAACACTACTATAAGGTTGATCTATTGTGGTGTCATACTTGGATTTTGTAGCTACTTGTACAACAAGCCCAATTCTACTCTACTACAAAGTTTTTATACGATGTCTCAGGTGCAAGAAGCTTTGCAACAGATTATTTTAAGCATCTTTTGcacttaaataaaatacaagccTTCATCCATTGCCACCACAGTTAGTTTTCCGAATTTAGGTTGGACTCAAGTTCCGTTTACATTTTTAGAATTCATAAGATATAAGCAACTTGTATGTAACAATTCACGCTAATTTATTGAGTGTAGTTTGTTTCTGTTCGTTAAGTtcacaattttatttatgtttcatttattttgagaTGATGAATCAAAAAGATTCTGGCTTAAATATGAGCGAGGGCTTGCAAATAATTATGCGGCAGAATACTTTGATAGAGGCAAGAAAGGCAATAATATTGTGTTCATGCATGAGATTAGGCCTCCGTCTTCCTTTGTACCTTGAAGCAATGGGTCGGGTGCTCGTGGGGACTAGTACATTTGGATGTCCTTGCCCTGCCGTTGCACTATATTTTCAGCTTCTTTGTTAGTCTTATTGTTTGACATTTGTCAAGGTCATATTGCTTAATTGCCTCATGCCACTTGTCGACTCGATGAGACTTGGATTATAGGATCAATTACTTGCTTTGGGCTTGAAGCCTTTACGCTCAactgataaaataattaaaaaacataattgaTTTTTCCTCTATGGAAAGAAGAAGCCCAATTAGCCCATTAAAATGTTTAGTCCAGGTAATGATTAAATCTTTCGGCCTCAACAAACCAGATGGAAACCAAAACAAACGTTTTAGATTATTTGTACATACAAAAGAACCAACACCCCAAGAAGGAAGAGACCAATCAAGTACTTTGAGGAAACTGTATTAACAAAATGATGACCgaaggaaaagagaagaaaatataaTGAAGGAGAGTACTGTTACACCCAAGATTTATAATTTAACGTTTTGAGTAAcaaaggtatatatattatataatcaaaCCGAAACATCAGATTTTGGACCATCCAAACTCCCCTCTTGCGATGACTTGTTGAAGAACTCAATACAATCAGAAATGGCCTCGGTGTAATGCGAGTGGGACGAGTAATACGATGAGCTGCACGAAGTCTTCGGTGGCTCGAACCTATCGCAGTTCTTTTGCTTGGGAGCCACACTCGACGTGCCAGAAGATCCAGCGGAAGGAAGAGAAAACAAGAGCCGCACAAGGATCTTGCGGAACCGATTAAAGAGCTTCATTGCAGAGAAGTTTAGCTTGGAAGAGAGAGAAGTGGGTTGAGGCTCAAGGGTTGGGTGTTGGTGTAGGGTTTGGGTGCTGCTGCCTCTTACTTGAATAACGAAGCTGTCACTTGGTGGAATGCGCATCTTGTAAATACGAAGTAATTGAACTTTGCTAGCTAGATGCCCTCCGGGTAGTGTAATTGCTATCATGTGTGAAGATATAGAAAGATCGAGGTTTTCAATAGAATCTTACGTgtttttattctgttttggAAGGCTCAAATAGCATATTTTGaaggcaaaaaaagaaaagatagtt
This sequence is a window from Gossypium raimondii isolate GPD5lz chromosome 5, ASM2569854v1, whole genome shotgun sequence. Protein-coding genes within it:
- the LOC105767683 gene encoding uncharacterized protein LOC105767683, giving the protein MIAITLPGGHLASKVQLLRIYKMRIPPSDSFVIQVRGSSTQTLHQHPTLEPQPTSLSSKLNFSAMKLFNRFRKILVRLLFSLPSAGSSGTSSVAPKQKNCDRFEPPKTSCSSSYYSSHSHYTEAISDCIEFFNKSSQEGSLDGPKSDVSV